One genomic segment of Theobroma cacao cultivar B97-61/B2 chromosome 6, Criollo_cocoa_genome_V2, whole genome shotgun sequence includes these proteins:
- the LOC18596710 gene encoding zingipain-2 — MAFALKNKFLVFILIVSGALASAMSRTLSETVVAEKYKQWMAQYGRTYEMKEEENMRFEVFKNNLEYIENFNNMGNQPYKLSINEFADLTNEEFLAYYAGYKIIPSTVSSKTKRFKYQNLTNVPASIDWRNKGAVTQIKDQGHCGSCWAFSTVAAVEGIAKIKTGRLFSLSEQQLVDCVRTKGSQGCKGGWMHDAFEYIVKNHGLAEETRYPYKKKDGTCSPRKAAIKAVQILGYEDVPHKNEEALLKAASQQPVSVALDGNGTAFQFYSGGVFTGPCRTSLNHAVTVVGYGTSEDGSKYWLIKNSWGKSWGENGYMRIKRDVNSKKGLCGIAKRASYPVA, encoded by the exons ATGGCTTTCGCactcaaaaataagtttctcGTTTTCATTTTGATTGTTTCCGGGGCTCTGGCATCTGCCATGTCCCGCACATTGAGTGAAACTGTCGTTGCTGAAAAATACAAGCAATGGATGGCTCAGTATGGACGCACCTATGAGATGAAGGAAGAGGAGAATATGCGTTTTGAGGTATTCAAAAACAACCTGGAATATATAGAAAACTTCAACAACATGGGGAATCAACCTTACAAGTTAAGCATCAATGAATTTGCAGACTTAACTAACGAAGAATTCCTAGCGTACTATGCTGGCTACAAGATAATTCCTAGCACAGTTTCATCCAAAACTAAAAGATTTAAATATCAAAACCTGACCAATGTCCCAGCTAGCATTGATTGGAGGAACAAAGGAGCTGTCACCCAAATTAAGGACCAAGGTCATTGTG GAAGTTGCTGGGCATTCTCAACCGTTGCAGCTGTGGAAGGTATCGCAAAGATTAAAACTGGTCGGTTGTTCTCACTCTCTGAGCAGCAACTGGTGGACTGCGTCAGAACGAAAGGAAGTCAGGGCTGCAAAGGTGGTTGGATGCATGATGCTTTTGAATACATTGTGAAAAACCACGGTCTCGCCGAGGAAACAAGATACCCATACAAGAAAAAAGACGGAACTTGCAGCCCTCGGAAAGCAGCTATCAAAGCCGTGCAGATCCTTGGCTATGAAGATGTACCTCACAAGAATGAAGAAGCACTACTAAAGGCTGCAAGCCAGCAACCTGTCTCAGTGGCCCTCGATGGAAATGGAACTGCATTTCAGTTTTACTCAGGAGGTGTTTTCACAGGACCATGCCGCACCTCTTTAAACCATGCTGTTACCGTTGTTGGGTACGGAACAAGTGAAGATGGCAGCAAATACTGGTTAATCAAGAACTCATGGGGCAAATCATGGGGTGAAAATGGCTACATGAGGATTAAGAGAGATGTTAATTCTAAAAAAGGTCTCTGTGGCATTGCCAAGAGAGCTTCCTATCCAGTTGCATGA